A region of Paenibacillus sp. JNUCC-31 DNA encodes the following proteins:
- a CDS encoding RHS repeat domain-containing protein, which produces MKNKAKWKRWTGACVLSLGILCMASSVQAAGKTTYVYDSNNRLTSVTTANGKVYTYQYDTNGNLLKIVQSAS; this is translated from the coding sequence TTGAAAAACAAAGCGAAATGGAAAAGGTGGACTGGAGCATGCGTATTAAGTCTGGGGATATTGTGTATGGCTTCCTCAGTACAGGCAGCAGGCAAAACGACCTATGTATATGATTCCAACAATAGATTAACATCCGTGACGACCGCTAATGGAAAGGTATATACATATCAGTATGATACCAACGGAAATCTATTAAAAATAGTTCAGAGTGCATCTTAG
- a CDS encoding glycoside hydrolase family 88/105 protein — protein MTIIRYFHENEAIAGKVYDSIPDILTTVAQRYIGDHPKHSFLFRAYHRGGFRRLGDYRYDLNLDAKWKEARAGQYVYVWGKLWSQQEAVLNTSLNCYSPVMVYVNGEEIFKSELLQELFPERRTQIPISVKYGWNDVLLCFVKTEVGFGGIYGTASFKNFPLHFLTPGVDRHGQEGWLYSEPVDEPVPILPRDGMSEEETGLSWYPRRNWTEEEQEAGCFNRILTVATDSIDQSDPANPSDTEQSLVAYAWSKLDVIQPGLSPVILQGTHDGALTLYVDGREVYTAGATGTFHVELPRRYGTCDLVVKGETKAGNGSWGFTMEDAENSDLQGWRLRPPHPVAGCPDAWLYTGVFSPGSEPSPKDIVVTDTVFDDGARGVYWHVDLPETSVRPYLENTHYGKWNYPLGVTLLGLLQIGQELGRDDYVQYVRDHIGLSTSFDRYALWDREGYGAAGINNQLSAIDSLDDCGSFGATLLAAMELGDIRGGRDTADRIAAYITDEQERLDDGAFYRVRGSGEMRQETMWCDDLYMSTPFLMRYGQLTGDTSYWDDAINQFFMFRKYLYIPEQQIMSHVYDFVRGRATGIPWGRGNGWVLFSLTELLSILPDDHAKRPELLSFYRDLCQGYLALQGENGLWHQVLNRTDSYEETSCTSMFIYAFARGIREGWLEQPEAYLEAVRKGWEGMTRLSIDYKGNVYGVCRGSGYSFTAHYYRDDLGWILNDTHGIGIVLLAGIEAYKMHQQLSGISLDSSVTAVQR, from the coding sequence TTGACGATCATTCGTTATTTTCATGAGAACGAGGCGATTGCAGGCAAGGTGTATGATTCAATTCCGGATATTTTGACCACGGTGGCGCAGCGTTATATTGGCGATCATCCCAAGCACTCCTTTTTGTTCAGAGCTTACCACCGGGGAGGCTTCCGCAGGCTCGGGGATTACCGTTATGATCTGAACCTGGACGCCAAGTGGAAAGAGGCGCGCGCAGGACAGTATGTGTACGTATGGGGCAAATTATGGAGTCAGCAGGAGGCTGTATTAAATACGAGCCTGAATTGCTACAGTCCGGTGATGGTTTATGTAAACGGAGAAGAGATCTTCAAATCCGAGCTGTTGCAGGAGTTATTTCCCGAGCGCAGAACCCAGATTCCAATCTCCGTGAAATATGGCTGGAACGATGTGCTGCTTTGTTTTGTAAAAACAGAAGTGGGATTCGGCGGAATCTACGGGACGGCCTCATTTAAAAATTTCCCGCTTCACTTCCTCACTCCGGGTGTGGATCGTCATGGTCAGGAGGGCTGGTTGTACTCGGAGCCAGTCGATGAACCTGTACCAATACTCCCTCGTGATGGCATGAGCGAAGAAGAAACAGGCCTCTCCTGGTATCCACGCAGGAACTGGACAGAAGAGGAACAGGAGGCGGGTTGCTTTAACAGAATTCTGACAGTTGCCACGGATTCGATAGATCAATCAGATCCAGCCAATCCATCCGACACCGAACAGTCGCTGGTGGCTTATGCTTGGTCCAAGCTCGATGTAATCCAGCCTGGATTGTCACCAGTAATTTTACAAGGAACGCATGATGGTGCACTGACTTTATATGTAGACGGCAGGGAAGTGTACACTGCTGGGGCTACCGGGACTTTCCATGTTGAGCTGCCTCGTCGCTATGGTACTTGTGATCTCGTAGTCAAAGGTGAAACGAAGGCTGGAAACGGATCTTGGGGATTCACGATGGAGGATGCAGAGAATTCCGATTTACAAGGCTGGAGATTAAGACCGCCTCATCCGGTTGCAGGATGTCCCGACGCTTGGCTGTATACGGGCGTATTTTCTCCAGGCTCTGAACCATCTCCCAAAGATATCGTGGTAACGGATACCGTATTTGATGATGGAGCCAGAGGCGTGTACTGGCATGTAGATCTTCCCGAAACAAGTGTTCGACCTTATTTGGAAAATACCCATTACGGGAAATGGAATTATCCACTCGGTGTTACCCTGCTTGGCCTTCTTCAGATTGGACAGGAGTTGGGACGTGACGACTATGTTCAGTATGTGCGGGACCATATCGGCCTGAGTACATCGTTTGACCGTTATGCTCTATGGGATCGGGAAGGTTACGGCGCAGCGGGAATCAATAATCAGTTGTCTGCGATTGACAGCCTGGATGATTGCGGTTCATTCGGAGCTACTTTACTGGCAGCGATGGAACTCGGTGATATTCGCGGGGGGAGAGATACTGCGGATCGTATTGCAGCCTACATCACGGATGAACAGGAACGTCTGGACGACGGGGCCTTTTACCGTGTTCGCGGCAGCGGAGAGATGCGCCAGGAAACGATGTGGTGTGATGATCTGTATATGAGCACGCCATTCCTGATGCGTTACGGTCAGTTGACGGGAGATACTTCCTATTGGGATGATGCGATCAACCAGTTCTTCATGTTCCGCAAATATCTCTACATTCCCGAACAACAGATCATGTCCCATGTGTATGATTTTGTGCGTGGACGGGCGACAGGCATTCCATGGGGGCGCGGGAACGGATGGGTTCTGTTTTCGCTAACTGAGCTGTTATCCATACTGCCGGATGATCATGCGAAACGGCCGGAACTGCTAAGCTTCTACCGGGACTTGTGTCAGGGCTATCTGGCATTGCAAGGTGAAAATGGACTTTGGCATCAGGTGCTGAACCGCACAGATTCGTATGAGGAAACCTCCTGTACGTCGATGTTTATCTACGCTTTTGCCCGCGGTATCCGTGAAGGCTGGCTGGAGCAGCCAGAGGCGTATCTGGAAGCGGTACGTAAAGGCTGGGAAGGGATGACCCGTCTGTCCATTGATTACAAAGGTAATGTGTACGGCGTATGTCGGGGCTCCGGTTATTCTTTTACCGCGCACTATTACCGTGACGATCTGGGGTGGATTCTGAATGATACGCACGGTATCGGCATTGTGCTTCTGGCCGGGATTGAGGCGTATAAGATGCATCAGCAGCTGAGCGGGATTTCGCTCGACTCTTCAGTTACAGCCGTGCAGCGCTGA
- a CDS encoding polysaccharide deacetylase family protein, protein MGHRIQFDRYPGGVMKALTFSYDDGVVHDRRLVELFNRHGLRGTFNLNSGTLGKPGRIERAEVAELYAGHEVAVHTVTHPTLPYVPDELLTEEIMEDRRTLEQLVDYPVRGMAYPNGGYDRSLSTKLEWLGIDYARTVESHGRYTLPERPLEWHPTCHHNHDLMTHAERFIQHTKTGTPLLLYVWGHSYEFNDNDNWQIIEQFAEQIGGRDDIWYATNIEVIAYWKAVKRLECSADRSMIHNPSAIPVWFTADQQVVEVKAGETLRLTERIKV, encoded by the coding sequence ATGGGACATCGCATTCAATTCGACCGATATCCGGGTGGCGTGATGAAAGCATTGACGTTCAGTTATGACGACGGGGTAGTACATGACCGCAGACTGGTGGAACTTTTCAACCGACATGGGCTACGGGGCACATTCAATTTGAACTCCGGTACTCTGGGCAAGCCTGGTCGGATCGAGAGAGCAGAAGTTGCGGAATTGTATGCCGGGCATGAAGTGGCTGTACATACGGTCACCCATCCCACATTGCCCTATGTCCCGGATGAATTGTTGACCGAGGAGATTATGGAAGATCGGAGAACACTGGAACAGCTTGTCGATTATCCGGTACGAGGTATGGCCTACCCCAACGGGGGGTATGACCGATCGCTAAGCACCAAGCTGGAATGGCTCGGCATCGATTATGCGCGCACGGTTGAATCGCACGGCAGATACACGCTGCCTGAGCGACCGCTCGAATGGCATCCAACCTGCCATCATAACCATGATTTGATGACCCATGCCGAACGTTTTATCCAGCATACGAAGACAGGTACACCGCTCTTGTTATATGTATGGGGTCACAGCTACGAATTCAATGATAACGACAATTGGCAGATCATCGAGCAGTTCGCTGAGCAGATTGGTGGCCGGGATGACATATGGTACGCAACGAACATCGAAGTCATTGCTTACTGGAAAGCGGTCAAACGTCTTGAATGTTCCGCAGATCGGTCGATGATCCATAACCCATCGGCCATCCCCGTCTGGTTTACGGCGGATCAGCAGGTGGTTGAAGTGAAAGCTGGAGAGACATTGCGACTAACCGAACGAATCAAGGTATAG
- a CDS encoding glycosyl hydrolase encodes MWNGDAFQNPEAQYRVHPFWFWNGDMEEGQIKRQIAEMSAQGVGGFFICPRQGLEIPYLSEAWFDKVRIAVEAAAASGMQVWLYDEYPYPSGMAGGEVTLDFPEAKQRQLVHHQIRVHSGEAVDHELPWGRVLVAKAIPRNAQGRRLWHESIDLRSNIGNIQTDQVYQETGLTSYNRKRFFTYRTAFRLLWKAPAGDWDVIIFQEEEIDDFKYYGNFVDPCHKEAMSRFIELTHDRYKEAVGEQFESVIKGIFSDEIAPLGRIPWSPQLPQYFSERNGYSLIESLPALLHGDVPDAECIRYDYYQSLHLLLRESYHKQVHDWCEEAGIQYAAEVPGVRMTTQLFSHMPGGDSAHEKIGRPLSWILERYGKKMRDNPKMVSSLARQLGRNRNLMECFHSVGWSMTLQDAKWMIDRMAAMGTNFFNFHAFFYTIGGLAKHDAPPSQFIQNPYWRHFRQLGDYTGRLSYLMSTGTADIRIAVLDPTTTFWSLMGNPLHGFEYGGEDEAERAKLDRLTKDWMRITSHLLENRRDYDHLDPELLAEATLAEGMMQIGVARYEVLILPPMLNLEAAAWRQVKQFLEQGGTVISVGMPPYIAIQPGSPVGDEAAQLFGAGNQPHEEYWGNSGEPCHNGSELMWQQGQGNAYFLPAGTGRGDDFSLELISLLLDQVLPEPICWIMEEESASLLMQTRQLSDREFMVFLSNQEGQRLEGQLKVVAKRLWPGEELSEGTRLLAERLNLETGQREPLPFTSSGGEWCISLKLAPYEAHAVRLTLQHAQEETEVIPSALTKNGMKSCTSRLVTENDSYTIKLPSEGPWRLESIQPNTLRMGKFHLVASNDNGVIFERDHVAVKPFIDQAAELSENHHLPLQFDQVFGTPKKASVAYPIQCKYTITFELRTALAECLLFMDRAAISGNWTMEINGQRIGQDQFETIEITDHHNIGCNITELLHSGLNEMTVTVQVTRDEEGIVDALYLQGRFGVEFHHEGMVSLVPEPDTAIRIGHEPQPLYPHFAGEMSYKRNFWLDEPAEEVASFELEFNDWRVQDVVEVRVNGHSLGVRCWSPYRWAGEASWLRAGDNDIEVRVTNTLIGLLEGSYFDSASHSLREAGH; translated from the coding sequence ATGTGGAACGGGGATGCATTTCAAAATCCTGAGGCTCAGTACCGGGTTCATCCCTTTTGGTTTTGGAATGGGGATATGGAAGAAGGGCAGATCAAACGGCAAATAGCCGAAATGTCTGCTCAGGGCGTAGGTGGTTTTTTCATCTGTCCACGTCAGGGACTGGAAATTCCCTATCTTTCCGAAGCATGGTTTGACAAGGTACGGATTGCAGTGGAAGCAGCGGCTGCTAGTGGCATGCAGGTCTGGTTATATGATGAATATCCCTATCCAAGCGGGATGGCCGGTGGAGAAGTGACACTTGATTTTCCTGAAGCAAAACAGCGCCAGCTTGTACATCATCAGATTCGTGTTCATAGCGGAGAAGCTGTGGATCATGAGTTGCCATGGGGGCGAGTATTAGTTGCAAAGGCGATCCCAAGGAATGCGCAAGGCAGACGCTTGTGGCATGAATCCATCGATTTGCGCAGCAACATCGGCAATATTCAGACAGATCAGGTATATCAGGAGACAGGACTCACGTCGTATAATCGCAAGCGGTTTTTTACATACCGTACGGCTTTTCGCCTGTTATGGAAAGCTCCCGCTGGGGACTGGGATGTGATTATATTTCAGGAAGAAGAGATCGATGATTTCAAATATTACGGCAACTTTGTTGACCCGTGTCACAAGGAAGCGATGAGCCGTTTTATTGAACTGACCCATGACCGGTATAAGGAGGCAGTTGGAGAACAATTTGAAAGCGTAATCAAAGGCATATTCTCCGATGAAATCGCGCCGCTTGGGCGTATTCCGTGGTCTCCACAGCTTCCCCAATATTTCAGTGAACGCAACGGTTACAGCCTGATCGAGTCGCTGCCTGCTCTGTTACATGGCGATGTTCCAGATGCGGAGTGTATTCGGTATGACTATTACCAATCGCTGCATCTTCTGCTCAGGGAGTCGTATCACAAGCAGGTCCATGACTGGTGCGAAGAGGCAGGGATTCAGTATGCGGCAGAAGTGCCAGGGGTACGGATGACCACGCAGTTGTTCAGCCACATGCCAGGGGGAGATTCGGCGCATGAGAAAATCGGACGCCCCTTATCTTGGATTCTGGAACGGTATGGCAAGAAAATGCGCGACAATCCGAAGATGGTCAGCTCGCTTGCCCGACAGCTGGGACGTAACCGTAATCTGATGGAGTGTTTTCACAGTGTAGGCTGGTCGATGACGCTGCAGGATGCCAAGTGGATGATTGATCGGATGGCAGCCATGGGCACCAACTTTTTTAACTTCCACGCCTTTTTCTATACGATTGGCGGACTTGCCAAGCATGATGCCCCCCCATCCCAGTTCATACAAAACCCCTATTGGCGTCACTTCCGGCAGCTCGGGGATTATACGGGACGTTTAAGCTATCTGATGAGCACCGGAACAGCGGATATCCGTATTGCTGTACTTGATCCAACGACCACGTTCTGGAGCCTGATGGGTAATCCGCTACACGGATTTGAATACGGCGGGGAGGACGAAGCAGAACGGGCGAAGCTGGATCGTCTCACGAAGGATTGGATGCGGATCACCTCGCACCTGCTCGAAAATAGACGTGACTATGATCATCTGGACCCCGAGCTGTTAGCCGAAGCTACGTTGGCCGAGGGCATGATGCAGATTGGCGTTGCACGCTATGAGGTGCTGATTCTTCCACCGATGCTGAACCTGGAGGCAGCGGCCTGGCGGCAGGTGAAGCAGTTCCTGGAACAGGGAGGAACGGTCATATCCGTAGGCATGCCGCCATATATAGCTATTCAGCCGGGAAGCCCTGTAGGAGATGAGGCCGCCCAGTTGTTTGGTGCAGGCAATCAGCCACACGAGGAGTACTGGGGGAATAGTGGAGAACCATGCCATAACGGCAGTGAATTGATGTGGCAACAGGGGCAGGGCAATGCTTATTTTCTACCCGCGGGAACAGGTCGCGGAGATGATTTCTCCCTGGAACTGATCTCCCTGCTGCTGGATCAGGTGCTGCCCGAACCGATCTGTTGGATTATGGAGGAAGAAAGTGCGTCGCTGCTTATGCAAACCCGTCAATTATCGGACAGAGAGTTTATGGTTTTTTTGTCCAACCAGGAAGGACAGCGGCTTGAAGGGCAATTGAAAGTGGTAGCCAAGCGGTTATGGCCGGGTGAAGAACTTTCGGAAGGTACTCGTCTGCTCGCGGAACGGCTTAATCTGGAAACAGGACAGCGTGAACCATTGCCGTTTACCAGCAGTGGTGGTGAGTGGTGCATATCGCTAAAGCTTGCTCCCTATGAAGCACATGCTGTGAGGCTTACTTTACAACATGCCCAAGAGGAAACAGAGGTTATTCCTTCGGCTCTGACCAAAAATGGAATGAAGTCTTGCACGAGTCGCCTCGTTACCGAGAACGATTCTTACACTATAAAGCTTCCTTCGGAGGGACCATGGCGGCTGGAAAGCATTCAACCGAACACACTTCGAATGGGGAAATTCCACCTCGTGGCTTCCAATGACAACGGTGTAATTTTTGAGCGTGATCATGTGGCAGTCAAACCATTTATTGACCAGGCGGCTGAATTGTCGGAGAACCATCATCTGCCGCTCCAGTTTGATCAGGTATTTGGCACACCGAAGAAAGCATCCGTTGCCTATCCAATCCAGTGCAAATATACGATTACATTTGAGCTGAGGACGGCATTGGCCGAATGTCTGTTATTCATGGACAGGGCGGCGATTTCGGGTAACTGGACCATGGAAATCAACGGACAACGAATTGGACAGGATCAATTCGAGACGATTGAAATTACTGATCATCATAATATTGGCTGTAATATAACGGAGCTATTACACAGTGGTCTGAATGAAATGACCGTTACCGTACAGGTCACGAGGGATGAAGAAGGTATCGTTGATGCGCTGTATCTTCAAGGGCGGTTTGGTGTGGAATTCCATCATGAGGGTATGGTCTCACTTGTTCCTGAACCGGATACAGCGATTCGGATTGGGCATGAACCCCAACCACTTTATCCCCACTTTGCAGGGGAGATGAGCTATAAACGGAACTTCTGGCTGGATGAGCCTGCTGAAGAGGTCGCGTCTTTTGAACTGGAATTCAACGACTGGCGGGTACAGGATGTGGTAGAGGTACGGGTGAATGGTCATAGTCTGGGCGTTCGCTGCTGGTCTCCCTATCGCTGGGCGGGAGAAGCCTCCTGGCTTCGAGCAGGGGATAACGATATTGAAGTACGTGTTACCAACACATTGATTGGTTTGCTGGAAGGGTCGTATTTTGATTCAGCCAGTCACAGCTTGCGTGAAGCGGGTCATTGA
- a CDS encoding extracellular solute-binding protein, with product MGQKTGFKKGALLLSASLVLSTVLGACSTDKEGSGAAAGGTDQITIMLPNFEAENPPDNSPVIQKLEELTKVDVNLQWVPSSSYEDKFNITLASGKLPDVMVVLGKSPSFINAARTGAFWELGPYLKDYPNLSQMNEIITNNASIDGKTYGIYRGRPLGRNGVTIRKDWLEKLGLEEPKTIDEFYNVLKAFTKDDPDGNGKDDTYGLVASKFTGPWDNMQIWFGAPNKWGDDGNGNLISAHETPEYMEALKFFRQIYSEGLVNKDFAVMDATKLPDPFVNGQAGVMIDVADNAQRMDQKILEKDPSATGRVDVLQAMEGPKGLRDMPTSGYSGMIAISKSGVKTEEDLKKVLAFLDQLNEPELQALLSNGLEGKQYEKKGEYVVPTTDKLALRDLQGLNQMLMFLPEDRAFRVEPTPVREKVAEVQKANEEIVVPNPGEPLISDVYAQKGPQLDNIINDARIKFIVGQIDEKGFQDAVALWKSSGGDDYVKEVNELYAALK from the coding sequence ATGGGACAAAAGACGGGATTCAAAAAAGGCGCATTGCTGCTTTCCGCATCATTGGTACTGAGTACGGTTCTGGGAGCTTGCTCCACGGATAAAGAAGGTTCAGGAGCAGCTGCGGGAGGTACCGATCAGATTACGATTATGCTTCCGAACTTTGAAGCGGAGAATCCGCCCGATAACAGCCCTGTCATTCAGAAGCTTGAGGAACTGACCAAGGTGGATGTGAATCTGCAATGGGTACCGAGCAGCTCCTATGAGGACAAATTCAATATCACGCTGGCTTCGGGCAAGCTGCCCGATGTTATGGTTGTGCTTGGCAAATCCCCAAGTTTCATAAATGCAGCTCGAACCGGAGCTTTCTGGGAGCTTGGACCTTATCTGAAAGACTATCCAAATTTAAGCCAGATGAATGAAATTATCACCAACAATGCTTCCATCGATGGCAAAACCTACGGCATCTACCGGGGACGTCCACTGGGACGTAACGGCGTCACGATCCGCAAGGATTGGCTGGAGAAGCTGGGCCTGGAAGAGCCAAAGACGATTGATGAGTTTTACAATGTATTGAAAGCGTTCACGAAGGATGATCCGGATGGCAATGGCAAGGACGACACCTACGGTCTGGTTGCCAGCAAATTCACAGGTCCTTGGGATAACATGCAGATTTGGTTCGGTGCACCCAACAAGTGGGGGGATGATGGTAACGGTAATTTGATTTCGGCACACGAAACACCGGAGTATATGGAAGCACTGAAATTTTTCCGCCAAATCTATAGTGAAGGTCTCGTAAACAAGGACTTTGCCGTAATGGATGCGACCAAACTGCCTGATCCGTTTGTAAACGGGCAAGCGGGTGTCATGATCGATGTAGCGGATAACGCACAGCGGATGGATCAGAAAATATTGGAGAAAGACCCATCAGCAACAGGCCGGGTGGATGTGCTTCAGGCGATGGAAGGGCCTAAAGGGCTGCGTGACATGCCAACCTCAGGCTACTCCGGTATGATAGCCATCTCCAAAAGTGGCGTGAAAACGGAAGAAGACCTGAAAAAGGTATTGGCATTCCTGGATCAATTGAACGAACCGGAACTCCAGGCACTGCTGTCCAATGGCCTGGAAGGCAAGCAATACGAGAAAAAAGGGGAATATGTTGTTCCGACCACCGACAAGCTTGCACTGCGCGATCTGCAGGGCTTGAACCAAATGTTGATGTTTCTTCCGGAAGATCGCGCCTTCCGCGTTGAGCCGACACCGGTTCGTGAAAAGGTAGCCGAGGTTCAGAAGGCCAACGAGGAGATCGTTGTTCCCAATCCGGGTGAGCCGCTGATTTCCGACGTGTATGCACAGAAAGGCCCCCAGCTGGACAACATTATTAACGATGCCCGGATCAAATTCATCGTGGGACAGATTGACGAGAAAGGATTCCAGGATGCCGTTGCGCTGTGGAAGAGCAGTGGCGGGGATGACTACGTCAAAGAAGTAAATGAGCTATACGCTGCACTGAAGTAG
- a CDS encoding carbohydrate ABC transporter permease encodes MNSRLYNSPAGRVFDIFNYVMLGILGILTVLPFLYIIGNSFATEAEITERHFFLIPKVFSFSAYEYIFSSSTIFRSIGVSIFVTVAGTLVNLFFTLTMAYPLSRSDFWGRNVMMNMVIFSMLFGGGMIPTYLVIRGLGLLDSYWALMLPGAISAFNLIVVKNFFQQMPPGLEEAARIDGCSDLGVLWRIVLPLSKPVIATFALFYAVGHWNNFFSALLYISDSDKWPLQVMLRQIVLLSQASVGDMANMDPNFVQPPEQSIKMAVIVVGTIPILLVYPFLQKHFAKGVMLGSIKG; translated from the coding sequence ATGAACAGCCGTTTATACAACAGCCCTGCCGGCAGAGTATTCGATATTTTCAATTACGTCATGCTGGGGATTCTGGGCATATTAACCGTCCTTCCTTTCCTGTATATTATAGGAAATTCTTTCGCAACGGAAGCCGAGATCACCGAACGCCATTTTTTCCTCATTCCGAAGGTGTTTTCGTTCAGCGCATATGAGTATATTTTTTCCTCGTCCACCATCTTCCGCAGTATAGGCGTTTCGATATTTGTTACGGTTGCGGGTACATTGGTCAATCTCTTTTTCACGCTGACGATGGCTTACCCGCTGTCCCGAAGTGATTTTTGGGGGCGTAATGTCATGATGAACATGGTGATTTTCTCCATGCTGTTCGGTGGCGGGATGATTCCAACCTATCTCGTCATTCGTGGACTTGGACTTTTGGATTCCTATTGGGCCCTCATGCTTCCTGGCGCGATCAGCGCTTTTAACTTAATTGTTGTCAAAAACTTTTTTCAGCAAATGCCGCCCGGGCTGGAGGAAGCGGCCCGTATCGACGGCTGTTCGGATCTTGGGGTGCTGTGGCGGATCGTTCTGCCATTATCGAAACCGGTGATTGCCACATTTGCGTTATTTTACGCCGTAGGGCACTGGAATAACTTTTTCTCCGCACTCCTGTACATTTCAGACAGTGACAAATGGCCGCTGCAAGTCATGCTGAGACAGATCGTTCTGCTCTCGCAGGCCAGTGTCGGAGATATGGCGAACATGGACCCTAATTTCGTACAGCCACCAGAGCAGTCCATTAAAATGGCGGTCATCGTGGTCGGCACCATACCGATTTTGCTGGTTTATCCGTTTTTGCAGAAGCATTTTGCCAAAGGTGTCATGTTAGGTTCAATCAAAGGCTAA
- a CDS encoding ABC transporter permease, with product MAALPIKRESNWKRQIKRNKWLYVLVLPGFLYFVIFKYLPMWGIVIAFQDYQPFLGIRNSQWVGMENFTNFFSNPDFFRLLRNTLVLALYDLIFFFPAPIIIALLLNEIRVAFFKRTIQTLVYVPHFVSMVIIASITYVFLTPQGGVLYDLISWITGKPIDVLASPGSFRPLIIVQMMWKEMGWGTIIFLAALAGVDTEQYEASIVDGAGRLRRMWHITLPAIRTTIVILLILRLGNFLDTGFEQIYLMTNSLNRDVADVFDTYVYTVGITQGAFSYSTAVGLFKSVVGIILVLGSNKLAKKFGHPGIY from the coding sequence ATGGCCGCATTGCCGATAAAGCGGGAGTCCAACTGGAAGAGGCAGATCAAACGTAATAAATGGCTGTACGTGCTTGTACTTCCCGGATTTTTGTACTTTGTCATTTTTAAATACTTGCCCATGTGGGGGATCGTTATTGCCTTCCAGGACTATCAGCCTTTTCTGGGCATCCGCAACAGTCAATGGGTGGGCATGGAGAACTTTACGAACTTCTTCTCCAATCCGGATTTCTTCCGATTGCTGAGGAATACACTCGTCCTTGCCTTATATGATCTTATATTCTTTTTCCCGGCACCGATTATTATCGCATTATTGTTAAATGAAATCCGGGTCGCTTTCTTCAAAAGAACGATTCAGACGCTCGTTTATGTACCTCACTTTGTATCCATGGTCATTATCGCAAGTATCACCTACGTATTCCTGACTCCGCAAGGCGGGGTACTGTACGACCTGATCTCCTGGATCACAGGTAAACCGATCGATGTGTTGGCGAGTCCGGGATCATTCCGTCCGCTCATTATTGTTCAGATGATGTGGAAAGAGATGGGCTGGGGAACGATTATCTTCCTAGCGGCGCTGGCAGGTGTGGATACAGAGCAGTATGAAGCTTCAATTGTGGATGGTGCAGGACGATTGCGGCGCATGTGGCATATCACGCTTCCAGCCATTCGCACAACCATAGTCATCTTGCTCATTCTCAGACTGGGGAACTTCCTGGATACCGGCTTCGAACAGATCTATCTGATGACCAACTCGCTGAATCGTGATGTGGCAGACGTATTTGATACGTATGTATACACCGTCGGGATTACGCAAGGTGCATTCAGTTACAGTACGGCTGTCGGGTTATTCAAGTCTGTGGTCGGGATCATACTGGTGCTCGGCAGTAACAAACTGGCCAAGAAATTCGGTCATCCCGGAATCTATTAA